One part of the Sporocytophaga myxococcoides DSM 11118 genome encodes these proteins:
- a CDS encoding Ig-like domain-containing protein → MKKTQLSKVIFLLWLSILPFYSKGQYAMEKLNRGVVSVRSGNNNFVSWRWLGTEDNITFNLYRNGTKVNTTPLTVTNYTDNGAPANAQYNVKAVVGGIEQAASETAATWGQNYLSVPIQAPSGSYNANDCSIADVDGDGIYEILLKWDPSNAKDNSQSGVTDVVYIDCYRLNGTRLWRINLGRNIRAGAHYTQMAFYDFDGDGKAEFMCKTADATVDGTGKVIGNANADYRNSGGYILTGPEYLTVFNGLTGAAMATANYVPARGNVGSWGDTYGNRIDRFRVGVAYLDGKRPTALFGRGYYTRLVMAAWDWRDGKLTNRWTFDSNTSGNGAYAGQGNHSLSVADVDNDGKHEIISGAAIIDDDGKPYYTTGNGHGDAGHVSDFDPSTPGIEVVNIQERFDDEGIYMYNATSKRQIWAIPSVAAGADGEGPGRGVCADISASSPGAESWAAGAGVTGVFNTKGQRTGLPTPSSCNFLSWWDGDLLRELLNGTSITKYQGSTLLNASGCASNNGTKSTPCLSGDILGDWREEVIFRTSDNKALRIYTTNIPTNYKIRTLVHDPQYRVALAWQNGAYNQPPHVSFFLGDKMAEPAKPNITIVGAQNPQNQLPTVSLTAPANNSNYLAPASINISANANDADGTISSVSFYNGTTLIGSDATAPYSFSWTNVAAGSYSITAVATDNAGGTATSGAVAVTVSSTPVASFKVQGESACSVDGVSNESTNTGFNGTGYANVNNAVGSKATWAVSASAGGNISLTIRFANGTTANRTMSLSINGVTQIASVSFTGSGAWTTWNTAIVQIPVSQGNNLITLTSLTENGGPNIDELTFASENITAGQCNATLNQPPSINLTSPPSNEEYAAPATITLSASASDNDGSVTKVEFFNGSTLVATDITAPYSFFWTNLTAGVYNITAKATDNQGASTTSSAISINVKSINNSQESITGPSCSVPNTTITLEVSSSLRNGATAYSWWTNGYSKSLNAESGTVYKANLETGEHYTGGDVCVGISYNIPPYYASYCKKVDVCAAPASRSLRIESIAPVGPNPSIGAFNLTALDDIETLLVSNSNGIEVFRYGKVIKGDLLEFGSSLDTGLYTLTIVYSSGKVEVIRLQKL, encoded by the coding sequence ATGAAAAAAACACAACTATCAAAAGTCATTTTTCTTCTTTGGTTATCCATATTACCCTTTTATTCAAAAGGTCAATATGCAATGGAGAAGCTTAATAGAGGAGTAGTTTCTGTTCGTTCTGGTAACAATAATTTTGTTAGCTGGCGTTGGCTCGGAACAGAAGATAATATTACATTTAACTTGTATCGAAACGGTACTAAGGTGAATACAACTCCATTAACTGTTACGAACTACACAGATAATGGTGCTCCTGCAAATGCCCAATACAATGTAAAAGCTGTTGTCGGTGGAATAGAACAAGCCGCATCAGAGACAGCAGCAACATGGGGACAGAACTACTTATCCGTGCCGATACAAGCACCATCTGGGTCGTATAATGCTAATGACTGCAGCATTGCTGACGTTGATGGAGATGGTATTTATGAAATTTTATTAAAATGGGATCCATCCAATGCTAAGGATAACTCTCAGTCAGGTGTAACTGATGTAGTTTATATAGATTGTTACAGATTGAATGGTACAAGATTATGGAGGATTAATCTTGGAAGAAATATCAGAGCTGGTGCACACTATACTCAAATGGCTTTTTATGATTTTGATGGGGATGGTAAAGCAGAGTTCATGTGTAAGACTGCTGATGCCACTGTTGACGGTACAGGTAAAGTAATCGGAAATGCCAATGCAGATTACAGAAATAGTGGTGGATATATATTGACCGGACCTGAATATCTTACCGTTTTTAACGGTCTTACTGGTGCAGCAATGGCAACAGCCAATTATGTACCTGCAAGAGGAAATGTAGGCTCTTGGGGAGATACATATGGAAACAGAATTGATCGCTTCAGAGTTGGAGTAGCATACCTCGATGGCAAAAGGCCTACAGCTCTTTTCGGAAGAGGTTACTATACAAGACTTGTTATGGCTGCCTGGGATTGGAGAGACGGAAAACTAACCAACAGATGGACTTTTGACAGTAATACTTCTGGAAACGGAGCTTATGCTGGGCAAGGTAATCATAGCCTTAGTGTTGCAGATGTGGATAACGATGGTAAGCATGAAATCATTTCAGGTGCTGCAATAATTGATGATGATGGTAAGCCGTATTATACAACTGGTAATGGTCATGGAGATGCAGGGCACGTTTCTGATTTTGACCCATCAACGCCAGGTATTGAAGTAGTGAATATTCAAGAAAGGTTTGATGATGAAGGTATTTATATGTACAATGCCACAAGTAAAAGACAAATATGGGCTATTCCTTCTGTTGCTGCTGGGGCTGATGGCGAAGGTCCAGGAAGAGGTGTTTGTGCTGATATTTCGGCATCATCTCCCGGAGCTGAATCATGGGCAGCTGGCGCTGGTGTAACAGGTGTATTCAATACCAAAGGTCAAAGAACAGGTTTGCCTACACCTTCTTCATGTAACTTTCTTTCCTGGTGGGATGGAGACTTGCTTAGAGAATTATTAAATGGTACTTCTATTACAAAATACCAGGGTAGCACTTTGTTGAATGCTTCTGGTTGTGCATCAAACAACGGAACTAAATCAACTCCTTGTTTAAGCGGTGACATCCTTGGTGACTGGAGAGAAGAGGTAATATTCAGAACATCAGATAACAAAGCATTAAGAATTTATACAACTAATATTCCTACCAACTATAAAATCAGAACGTTGGTGCATGATCCGCAATATCGAGTTGCGTTGGCTTGGCAGAATGGTGCTTATAACCAGCCTCCTCACGTAAGCTTCTTTTTAGGTGATAAAATGGCTGAACCTGCAAAGCCGAATATTACCATTGTCGGAGCTCAGAATCCTCAAAATCAATTGCCGACTGTTTCTTTAACAGCTCCTGCTAACAACTCAAACTATCTCGCTCCAGCTTCGATTAATATATCGGCTAATGCAAATGATGCTGACGGAACAATAAGCTCTGTCTCTTTCTACAATGGAACTACTCTGATTGGCTCTGACGCTACAGCTCCTTATTCCTTTAGCTGGACTAATGTAGCAGCAGGTTCTTATTCGATTACTGCAGTTGCTACGGATAATGCAGGAGGTACTGCTACTTCGGGCGCCGTAGCGGTGACTGTAAGTTCTACACCAGTTGCTTCCTTCAAAGTGCAAGGTGAATCAGCTTGTTCAGTTGATGGTGTTTCAAATGAAAGTACCAACACTGGATTTAATGGAACTGGTTACGCAAATGTTAATAATGCAGTTGGAAGCAAAGCAACCTGGGCAGTTTCAGCAAGTGCTGGAGGGAATATTAGTCTGACTATACGGTTTGCAAACGGCACAACTGCAAACAGAACTATGTCGCTTAGTATAAATGGTGTTACTCAGATAGCTTCAGTAAGCTTTACCGGTTCGGGAGCATGGACAACATGGAATACCGCTATAGTTCAGATTCCTGTTTCTCAAGGAAATAATTTGATCACTTTAACTTCTTTAACAGAAAACGGAGGTCCTAATATTGATGAACTTACATTTGCTTCTGAAAATATAACAGCAGGACAATGTAATGCTACTCTGAATCAGCCTCCATCTATCAATCTGACTTCACCTCCGTCTAACGAAGAATATGCAGCGCCGGCAACTATCACCTTATCAGCCTCAGCTAGTGATAATGATGGTTCTGTGACAAAGGTGGAATTCTTCAATGGTTCAACATTAGTCGCAACTGATATTACAGCTCCTTATTCGTTTTTCTGGACAAATCTTACTGCAGGTGTTTATAATATTACTGCTAAAGCAACCGATAACCAAGGAGCTTCAACTACTTCTTCTGCTATTTCAATCAATGTGAAATCAATTAACAATTCTCAGGAAAGTATTACTGGTCCTTCTTGCAGTGTGCCTAATACGACAATCACTTTAGAAGTAAGTTCTTCATTAAGAAACGGAGCAACAGCATACTCATGGTGGACAAACGGGTATAGTAAGAGCTTAAACGCTGAATCAGGAACTGTTTATAAAGCAAATCTTGAAACCGGAGAACACTATACCGGTGGAGATGTTTGTGTGGGGATTAGTTATAACAT
- a CDS encoding Ig-like domain-containing protein, translating to MKRFQLSKIIFLFWFSILPFYSRGQYAMEKLNRGVVSVRSGSNNFVSWRWLGTEDNITFNLYRNGTKVNTNPLTVTNYTDTGAPANAQYNVKAVVGGVEQAASETVATWGQNYLSVPIQTPSGSYNANDCSIADVDGDGVYEILLKWDPTNAKDNSQSGVTDVVYIDCYRLNGTRLWRINLGRNIRAGAHYTQMAFYDFDGDGKAEFMCKTADATVDGTGKVIGDANADYRNSGGYILTGPEYLTVFNGLTGAAMATANYIPARGNVGSWGDTYGNRIDRFRVGVAYLDGKRPTALFGRGYYTRLVMAAWDWRDGKLTNRWTFDSNTSGNGAYAGQGNHSLSVADVDNDGKHEIISGAAVIDDDGKPFYTTGNGHGDAGHVSDFDPSVPGIEVVNIQERFDDEGIYMYNATSKRQIWAIPSVAAGADGEGPGRGVCADISASSPGAESWAAGAGVSGVFNTKGQRTGLPTPPSCNFLSWWDGDLLRELLNGTSITKYQGNTLLNASGCASNNGTKSTPCLSGDILGDWREEVIFRTSDNSALRIYTTTIPTTYKLRTLVHDPQYRVALAWQNGAYNQPPHVSFFLGDQMEEPAKPNITIVGSLDPINKLPTITLTAPLSNTSYLAPALISIAATANDADGTISSVSFYHGTTLIGTDATAPYSFNWTNVAAGTYSITAVATDNAGATVTSSTATVIVDSTPSFKVQGEAACSVEGVLNENTNTGFNGTGYANVNNVIGSKATWAVSASAAGNVSLTIRFANGTTANRTMSVAVNGVTQVASLSFAGTGAWTTWNTAVVQISVSQGNNIITLASLTADGGPNIDELSFGSENISAGQCITTPANLPPSISITSPVDGGEHIAPANISLSATAIDSDGSVSKVEFYNGSELLSSVLTTPYEFFWTNLGAGTYIITAKATDNQGAVTTSSPKTITVNPVVTSIDYTNSNGVLIGPNPSENTFILTAAESVESLTVINSNGTVVFSSGSIEDGAQVRFGTGLESGLYIASIVHSSGKVEVIKLQKVK from the coding sequence ATGAAAAGATTTCAACTTTCAAAAATCATTTTTCTATTTTGGTTTTCAATATTGCCCTTTTATTCAAGAGGTCAGTACGCCATGGAGAAGCTCAACAGGGGAGTTGTTTCTGTTCGTTCGGGTAGCAATAACTTTGTTAGCTGGCGTTGGCTGGGAACGGAAGATAACATAACATTTAACCTTTATCGTAACGGTACTAAGGTGAATACAAATCCACTAACTGTTACAAACTATACAGATACTGGCGCTCCTGCAAATGCTCAATACAATGTAAAAGCAGTTGTGGGTGGTGTAGAGCAAGCTGCATCAGAAACGGTTGCAACATGGGGACAGAACTACTTATCCGTGCCGATACAAACCCCATCAGGGTCATATAATGCTAATGACTGCAGCATTGCTGACGTAGATGGAGATGGTGTTTATGAAATTTTATTAAAATGGGATCCAACCAATGCTAAGGATAACTCTCAGTCTGGTGTTACTGATGTAGTTTATATAGATTGTTACAGACTGAATGGTACAAGATTATGGAGGATTAACCTAGGTAGAAACATCAGAGCAGGTGCGCACTATACTCAGATGGCTTTTTATGATTTTGATGGAGATGGTAAAGCAGAATTTATGTGTAAAACTGCTGATGCAACAGTAGATGGTACAGGTAAAGTAATAGGAGATGCCAATGCTGATTATAGAAACAGCGGAGGGTATATATTGACCGGTCCTGAATATCTTACTGTATTTAACGGTCTTACAGGAGCTGCAATGGCTACGGCGAATTACATACCTGCAAGAGGAAATGTAGGCTCTTGGGGTGATACATATGGCAATAGGATAGATCGCTTCAGAGTAGGGGTAGCATATCTTGATGGAAAAAGGCCTACAGCTCTTTTCGGAAGAGGTTACTATACGAGATTAGTAATGGCTGCTTGGGATTGGAGAGATGGAAAACTAACCAACAGATGGACGTTCGATAGCAATACTTCAGGAAACGGTGCTTATGCAGGACAAGGTAATCATAGTCTTAGTGTTGCAGATGTGGATAATGATGGAAAGCATGAAATCATATCTGGTGCAGCAGTCATTGATGATGATGGTAAACCCTTTTATACAACAGGTAATGGACACGGAGATGCTGGACATGTTTCTGATTTCGATCCCTCAGTACCTGGCATTGAAGTAGTAAATATTCAGGAAAGATTTGATGATGAAGGTATTTACATGTATAATGCTACAAGTAAAAGACAAATATGGGCTATCCCTTCCGTTGCTGCAGGCGCTGATGGTGAAGGTCCTGGAAGAGGTGTTTGCGCTGATATTTCTGCATCATCTCCCGGAGCAGAATCATGGGCTGCCGGTGCTGGTGTAAGTGGAGTGTTCAATACTAAAGGTCAAAGGACAGGCTTGCCAACTCCTCCTTCCTGTAACTTCCTTTCCTGGTGGGATGGAGATTTACTCAGAGAATTATTAAATGGTACTTCTATTACAAAATACCAGGGTAATACTTTGTTAAATGCTTCAGGTTGCGCATCCAACAATGGAACCAAATCAACTCCTTGTTTAAGCGGTGATATACTTGGTGACTGGAGAGAAGAAGTTATTTTCAGGACTTCAGACAATAGTGCTTTAAGAATTTATACCACTACAATTCCAACCACTTATAAACTTAGAACGTTAGTTCATGATCCTCAGTATAGAGTTGCTCTTGCATGGCAGAATGGAGCTTACAACCAACCTCCTCATGTAAGCTTTTTCTTAGGAGATCAAATGGAAGAGCCCGCTAAACCAAATATTACTATTGTAGGATCTCTTGATCCTATAAACAAATTGCCGACTATAACATTGACAGCTCCTTTAAGCAATACAAGCTATCTTGCTCCAGCTTTGATCAGTATTGCTGCTACTGCCAATGATGCTGACGGAACCATATCCTCTGTATCTTTCTATCACGGCACTACTTTGATTGGCACAGATGCTACAGCTCCTTATTCCTTTAACTGGACTAATGTAGCAGCAGGTACTTATTCGATAACTGCAGTTGCCACAGACAATGCTGGGGCAACGGTCACTTCAAGCACAGCAACTGTGATTGTGGATTCTACCCCGTCATTTAAAGTTCAAGGAGAAGCAGCATGTTCTGTAGAAGGGGTATTAAATGAAAATACAAATACAGGGTTTAATGGTACTGGTTATGCAAATGTCAATAATGTTATAGGCAGCAAAGCTACATGGGCAGTTTCGGCAAGTGCAGCTGGTAATGTAAGCCTGACAATCCGTTTTGCAAATGGAACAACTGCAAACAGAACTATGTCTGTAGCAGTAAATGGCGTTACTCAAGTTGCTTCACTGAGCTTTGCAGGTACAGGAGCATGGACAACCTGGAATACAGCAGTCGTTCAGATTTCTGTTTCTCAGGGAAATAATATAATAACATTAGCATCTCTAACGGCTGACGGAGGACCTAATATTGATGAATTATCATTCGGCTCTGAAAATATATCAGCAGGACAATGTATTACTACTCCTGCTAATCTACCTCCATCTATAAGTATTACATCACCTGTGGACGGTGGAGAACATATAGCTCCTGCAAATATAAGTCTAAGCGCTACTGCTATAGATAGTGATGGTTCTGTAAGTAAAGTAGAATTCTATAATGGTTCAGAGCTGTTAAGTTCAGTTCTGACTACTCCTTATGAATTTTTCTGGACGAATCTTGGCGCAGGTACTTATATTATAACAGCTAAAGCAACCGACAATCAAGGTGCAGTTACTACAAGTTCCCCGAAGACGATCACAGTAAATCCTGTTGTTACTTCCATAGACTACACGAATAGTAATGGTGTTCTTATTGGACCGAATCCTTCAGAGAATACTTTCATTCTTACCGCAGCCGAGAGTGTAGAGTCTTTAACAGTGATTAATTCCAACGGAACTGTTGTATTTAGTTCGGGAAGTATTGAGGATGGAGCTCAGGTTAGATTTGGAACAGGGTTGGAGTCTGGTCTTTATATTGCATCTATTGTTCATTCTTCAGGGAAAGTTGAAGTTATAAAATTGCAGAAAGTGAAATAA
- a CDS encoding PorP/SprF family type IX secretion system membrane protein, translating into MVLIMMFLLKSGFVHAQNEPMYSQYIFNTLIINPAYAGSQGDLNATAVYRKQWMDIDGAPSTQTFSIHSPVKKKKIALGLLAVHDKIGVTGKTGLYGVYAYRISFNNNSKLSLGLEGGFVQMVSRFSRIQTKQANDPDMSSDKSIYVAPGVGAGIYWYSPKYYLGASVPDLLEVRINEDGEAVKYRHIFIHGGYVFKLSYQVKYLPGFLVKYVNGSNAQLDINNIFILNDVLWLGLGYRVGTSLNFIVQAQITNQLQAGYSYDAPFSRFSSVAGASHEFKLSYRFVFFKDNAYMPRYF; encoded by the coding sequence ATGGTTTTAATCATGATGTTTCTTCTCAAGTCTGGTTTTGTGCATGCTCAGAATGAACCAATGTATAGTCAGTATATTTTTAATACATTAATCATTAATCCTGCTTACGCCGGAAGTCAGGGAGATCTGAATGCTACTGCAGTTTATAGAAAGCAATGGATGGATATTGATGGAGCTCCTTCTACTCAAACATTTTCAATACATAGTCCTGTTAAGAAAAAAAAGATTGCGCTTGGCCTATTGGCGGTACATGATAAAATAGGCGTTACGGGAAAGACTGGCTTGTATGGTGTTTATGCATATAGGATAAGCTTCAATAATAATTCAAAGTTGTCTCTTGGATTAGAGGGGGGATTTGTGCAGATGGTCTCAAGATTCAGCAGGATTCAGACCAAGCAAGCCAACGATCCTGATATGAGTAGTGATAAATCTATATATGTTGCACCCGGTGTTGGTGCCGGGATTTATTGGTACTCTCCAAAGTATTATCTGGGAGCATCCGTTCCAGATCTTCTGGAAGTTAGAATTAATGAAGATGGTGAAGCTGTTAAATACAGGCATATATTTATTCATGGAGGATATGTATTTAAATTATCTTATCAGGTTAAATATCTTCCCGGCTTTCTTGTTAAATATGTGAATGGTAGTAACGCCCAGTTAGATATAAATAATATCTTTATTTTGAATGATGTGTTATGGCTAGGTTTAGGCTATAGAGTAGGGACTTCTTTAAATTTTATTGTTCAGGCTCAAATTACCAATCAGCTTCAGGCTGGCTATTCTTATGATGCTCCATTCTCCCGTTTCAGTTCAGTTGCAGGGGCCAGCCATGAGTTTAAGCTGAGTTACAGGTTTGTCTTTTTTAAGGATAATGCATATATGCCAAGATATTTTTAA
- a CDS encoding TolB family protein: MKRLLVILFLLIKVKAVFAQSVFTDVNSLKNRADYYYQKLVYARAADLYAEALKKKKNIKDCDLNRKAAILFKKMSRYEEAKRCFENIQLSGHVLNSQDSIDYFNTLRAINDPKADTIFTKVHSRIVLNNLFRDSLYYNIFSLPFNTSGSEYCPAQLNKGMFYVTEEEDTSVVRKYNALNNGGFAHIYYSQKNDTGWSKSVKVSFDKENVLHIGPVAFYDSLKAIVNICVKGDQEPYRLELYSGEFDESLKKWKYLSPISINNAEYSIGHPAISTDGKQLFFVSDKQGGYGGTDIYMSLLKNGSWSEPANLGPKVNTKGDEKYPFLTDDNILFFSSDGKYGMGGLDIYYIDLLFKDSMVVNMGFPVNSNLDDFGFSYNKKAKTGYFSSNRKSNGDDDLYMYTENKVFFDLSIFDDFDKKELVDYTASLVDAELNIPIRCLPGSSPNSIKANLRPGHAYRLIIYKNDYKSDTLNISTYGNAAYTNKISKIIYLKRKHIYNASLQFKGEFSKENFSGALILINNLTEKTLDTLDNNTATATIKLDGDCEYIITSRNGDKLRYIYVERKSFRLTDLVPYYNLYLGAATPSILYVSIKECVTAKDMETSNIPEVTVWDWVNRNQFNITPGPEGDFQIVVMDDRLYDLFVDGKEVRLEGSEIVQNKYCIKYLHDSSRQLFRLKK, encoded by the coding sequence ATGAAGAGGTTGCTGGTCATATTGTTTTTATTAATAAAAGTTAAAGCGGTTTTTGCTCAGTCTGTCTTTACTGATGTTAACAGCCTTAAAAATCGTGCGGATTATTATTATCAAAAGCTGGTTTATGCAAGAGCAGCTGACCTGTATGCAGAAGCTTTAAAGAAAAAGAAAAATATTAAAGATTGTGATCTTAACAGAAAGGCTGCCATACTCTTTAAAAAAATGTCCAGATATGAAGAGGCGAAAAGGTGCTTTGAAAATATTCAGTTATCCGGGCATGTTTTGAATTCTCAGGATAGTATAGATTATTTCAATACTTTACGGGCAATCAATGATCCAAAGGCAGATACAATTTTTACAAAAGTTCATTCAAGGATTGTATTAAATAATCTTTTCAGAGATAGTCTGTATTATAACATTTTTAGTTTGCCTTTCAATACTTCTGGTTCTGAGTACTGTCCTGCTCAATTGAATAAAGGAATGTTTTATGTTACTGAGGAAGAAGATACTTCAGTAGTTCGGAAGTATAATGCTTTAAATAACGGTGGTTTTGCACATATTTATTATTCCCAAAAAAATGATACTGGTTGGAGTAAATCTGTTAAAGTAAGTTTCGATAAAGAAAATGTACTTCATATTGGACCTGTTGCATTTTATGATAGTCTTAAAGCAATTGTTAACATTTGTGTAAAAGGAGATCAGGAACCTTACAGATTGGAACTTTATTCCGGTGAATTTGATGAATCGTTAAAAAAATGGAAATACCTTTCTCCTATATCCATCAATAATGCTGAATATTCAATTGGTCATCCCGCAATAAGCACGGATGGAAAACAATTGTTTTTTGTTTCAGATAAACAAGGTGGCTATGGCGGGACTGATATTTATATGAGCCTATTGAAGAATGGTTCCTGGTCAGAGCCAGCTAATCTTGGGCCTAAAGTCAATACCAAAGGAGATGAGAAATATCCGTTTTTAACGGATGATAATATTTTGTTTTTCTCATCAGATGGTAAGTATGGAATGGGAGGTTTGGATATTTATTATATCGATCTTCTGTTTAAAGATAGCATGGTTGTAAATATGGGATTCCCTGTGAATTCTAATCTTGATGACTTTGGCTTCAGTTATAATAAAAAGGCTAAGACAGGTTATTTTTCTTCTAACAGAAAGAGCAATGGAGATGATGATCTTTACATGTATACCGAGAATAAAGTGTTTTTTGATCTTAGCATTTTTGATGATTTTGATAAAAAGGAATTGGTTGATTATACTGCCAGTCTTGTTGATGCGGAATTAAATATACCTATTAGATGTTTACCTGGTTCTTCACCAAATTCAATTAAAGCAAATCTCCGTCCTGGTCATGCATATAGATTGATTATCTATAAGAATGATTATAAGAGTGATACCTTGAATATATCGACCTATGGTAATGCAGCATATACTAATAAAATTTCCAAAATAATTTATTTAAAGAGAAAGCATATTTATAATGCAAGTCTTCAGTTTAAAGGTGAATTTTCTAAAGAGAATTTCAGCGGAGCTTTAATACTTATAAACAACTTGACTGAAAAAACACTGGATACTCTTGATAATAATACAGCTACAGCGACAATAAAACTGGATGGGGATTGTGAATATATTATTACATCAAGAAATGGTGACAAGCTCAGATATATATATGTAGAAAGAAAATCTTTCAGGCTAACTGATTTGGTACCTTACTATAATTTATATCTTGGTGCAGCTACACCTTCAATATTATATGTAAGTATAAAAGAATGTGTTACGGCAAAGGATATGGAAACTTCTAATATTCCTGAAGTTACAGTGTGGGATTGGGTAAACAGAAACCAGTTTAATATAACTCCCGGACCAGAAGGTGATTTTCAAATTGTTGTAATGGACGATAGATTATATGATCTTTTTGTTGATGGTAAGGAAGTTAGGCTGGAAGGAAGTGAAATCGTTCAAAATAAATATTGTATTAAATACCTTCATGATTCAAGCCGTCAGCTATTCAGATTAAAAAAATAA